In the genome of Candidatus Krumholzibacteriia bacterium, one region contains:
- a CDS encoding class I SAM-dependent methyltransferase, whose protein sequence is MTPSTEGRRNQGVSELKQRLLGNLRETRLLGSSALNNLLILTRLERQAKRIGNRWIQFRYDPGKTLRENVGFAHTPADDAGLRKALEDLQRIARLCLSPGDGVLEIGCGTGLYLKDFDAQYALTGLDISPEMIKVCKAGIPHASFIVGDIMKTDIQRRFKLIYLVSVLEFINRSDLSRFFARMSNLLEPGGFLFVHYPHALRWMDTLYPRLKYIRYSPRLVEKTARKHLALIEHHHAFDERIVGRYDREKGSPTFQNSYLLVAWKPVGSAADVSPEDDPSRRLPTWTEVGAESTR, encoded by the coding sequence ATGACGCCTTCGACCGAGGGCCGACGCAACCAGGGCGTAAGCGAGCTGAAACAGCGGCTCCTGGGCAACCTCAGAGAGACGCGTCTCCTCGGCAGCAGTGCCCTCAACAACCTGCTGATCCTCACCCGGCTCGAGCGCCAGGCCAAGAGGATCGGCAACCGCTGGATCCAGTTCCGCTACGATCCCGGCAAGACGCTGCGTGAAAACGTGGGTTTCGCCCACACGCCGGCGGACGACGCGGGTCTGCGCAAGGCACTCGAAGATCTGCAGCGGATCGCTCGACTCTGTCTCTCTCCAGGGGACGGCGTGTTGGAGATCGGCTGCGGCACCGGTCTGTATCTCAAGGATTTCGACGCTCAGTACGCTCTGACCGGGTTGGACATCAGCCCTGAGATGATCAAGGTCTGCAAGGCGGGCATCCCTCACGCGAGCTTCATCGTGGGGGATATCATGAAGACGGACATACAGAGACGCTTCAAACTCATTTACCTCGTGAGCGTGTTGGAGTTCATCAACCGCTCGGACCTGAGCCGCTTCTTTGCCCGAATGAGCAATCTGCTCGAGCCCGGCGGGTTCCTCTTCGTCCATTACCCACACGCACTCCGGTGGATGGATACGTTGTACCCCCGGTTGAAGTACATCCGGTACTCACCGCGGCTCGTCGAGAAAACGGCGCGAAAACATCTCGCGCTCATCGAGCACCACCATGCATTCGACGAGCGCATCGTAGGCCGCTACGACCGCGAGAAAGGCAGCCCAACCTTTCAGAACAGCTACCTCCTCGTCGCTTGGAAGCCCGTGGGTTCGGCCGCCGACGTGTCTCCAGAGGACGATCCTTCGCGTAGATTACCCACCTGGACGGAAGTCGGGGCAGAGTCCACGCGGTAG